The stretch of DNA agaaatctatataataattaaaaagaagaaaatttatatactaaaattacTAATATAAACCACGTTGTTATGTATATGGTCAATATACGACTAGTTATATAAGGGCAAACGTGAAAGTCAAATCCGTAATTTCTAAGAAACCTAGCCACCTCTCGCCTTCTTCTAATCCATTGGGAGATGACAAGAGATGCATTGAGGCTGCTCTACCTTCCATGGGATTTAGTAATTGAGATACTATCTAGAGTTCTGACCACATCTGTGAGACGATTACGTTTTACTTGCAAGCGATGGAACGCTTTATTCAAAGATCAGGAGTTCATCAAGAAGCACATGGATAAAGCACCAAAGCAGTGTAAGGTTCTCACGTTGAGTGATTCAAAGGTTTATTCAATGAATGTAAATCTCAATGGGATTCACGACAACGTTGTTGATCCACAAACGTTGCTGAGCCTAAACGATTTCCACAATCCGGAACAATtcaagatatataaaatatttcactGCAACGGGTTATTGTTATGCACTACCACGGACTTAAAACTCGTGGTTTGGAACCCTTTTACTGGCCAAATCAGGTGGATCCCATACAGTGATCATTACAAGGATGATTCCAAGTTTGTTCTTGGATACGAAAATAACAAGTCTCGCCAAACCTATAAAATCTTGAGGTACAGTCTTGAAGATTATCAAGTTGTTGACCATGGAGTctatgattttgagtctcattcGTGGAAGAATCTTAATGACGTGGTCCCCAAAAACTGCAGCGTAACATCAAAGGGAGTGTCTTTGAAGGGGAATATTTATTGGATTGCCCATAAAAACTATGAAGAGGATCTCTTACTTACTTTCGATTTTTCAACAGAGAAGTTTAGGTGTTTGTCTATTCCTTTTCCGAGTGTCGATGATGATTGTGTTGCTACAGCTCTCTCAGTTGTTAGAGAAGAACAATTATCAGTATTATATAGCAGTGTTTTCAATACACGTCCAAAGATTGAGATATGGATGACGATACATGATAAGATTGATCAGACCAAAGTTGTGTCGTGGAGCAAGTTTTTATCACTGGAACTAGACGAGAATAATCCTCAGATAACTGTCTCAAGTTTCTTTATGGACGAGGAGAAGAAAGCTGCCGTGTTATGCGATCTGGATTATAGGAATAAGAGGAATAAGGACATGGTATACATTGTTGGAGAGGACAATCTGTTAATGAAAATACCCGTAGGAGAATCTAGATTGCAATTTTTGCGTCCAGTTATTCACAATTATGTTCCAAGCTTGGTTCGAATCCAACAGGGTGGAGTAATGACACGAgaacgaaaaagaaaaaaccgGCATTAGTGGTTATAAACCACCGGAAAGGATTTTTCAGTGTTGAATGTTTTGGGTTGATCTTTACATTATACACATCTTTGAATATTTAatctttttaatgttttttgtgGACTTGTCTTCAATTAATGTTTCGGTTTTGACTGTTTATAGTTTTGAATGTGTCCAGATAGTGTACGTTTGAGTGTTGCCGTGTTGTTGTATATGTCTTAAATGTTTTATCTCTTGATCGTTAAATGCCTTGTTTGTACGTAGGTTCTTTTTTCATTGTTGAGCAATTTTTGAGAATTATGAAACGAGAGTTTCTGATGATTGATTCGTTTATACGTTGGAGTAAAAGAATTCAAGAACTTCAAAACTAAATGTCTTACATTCGAAGAAGCGACATATGAAGAAAGGGTGTTCATGAGACCGACCAGCGTTATATCACAAGTTTATCTATGTGCATTGGCAGGCAAGCCTTCCTTAAGAAGCTTAAGGAACAACCCCATAATTCATCCAATTATATTCAATTTTCTATCAAACACAATTCACCATAAATTTGGTGATAAATTATGTACCAACATAGTCCACGTTGTAAAATACAAAGACTATTAGTTAATGGTCTCTATATAAGAGACTAGTTATTACAAGGGCAAACGTGAAAGCCAAAACCCTAATAACCAGCGCGCTTTCTTTGAATTTCTTGGAGATGACAGGATAAACATTAAAATTGCTCCATCTACCATTGGATCTTGAAGATGAAATACTCTCTAAAGTTCGGGCGACGTCTCTGAGACGAATAGGCTTTACTTGCAAGCGATGGAACGCTCTATTCAAAGATGAAGAATTCATCAAGAAGCACTCGGATAAAGCTGTAACGCAGTATATGGTTCTCATGTTGAGTGGTTTAAGGCTTTATTCTACTAATGTAAATCTTAATGAAATTCACGACAACGTTAATTGTTGATCCACAGACCTTGCTGAGCCTAGACGATTTCCACAATCCGGAACAAGTtgagatatataaaatatttcactGCAACAGGTTATTGTTATGCACCACCATTTGGCTTTGGCCAACTTAAGACGCAACTTTAGCCaactttttttctatatattaatgCAAATTTTCGCACTAATTATACAAATCTGAGCTCTTTGTCTATTTACATAAATGAAAAGTTATTAACATCGTTGGTGTACCATACTTATTCGACTATACATAATCTTTAGCCGAAAACACCAACACATTCTATGTTACTAGCTCTTGTTCCGGCGAGGAAGTGCCTACTTCTTTTAATAGTCTCTCGTACAGCTGCACCAAACCCAAATATTAACTTCAATTTTTATAGTCCTTAACACACAGAAATCACAATATAGTTAGTAGCATACCTGTCTATACAAAGATGAATCGCCATAAGATTTTCTTAACTCAACCACGTTCAGTGACGGCTTTATCTCGAAAACCTGTTTATTCatacaattgtttttttttcttttgcttagtTCAATGTAATCACTAAATAGGCTAAAGATAGtgaaatattattatgtaaCATACCTCAGCTGTTACTGATAAACCAACTTGACCCTTCTGGTTATGTTCTTCTTGCTTTACTTTCAActgtaaaacaaaacaaaacaaaaaataaaacagtttaaattttctttaaacTCTACAAATTCAACTAGCAAAGAAAGAGGAAGAACACATAATAGTGAAGACTCACCTTTGCATTTTTCTTTTGTACACTGAATCCCATTTCTGTAACTGAGTTTTCGATTTTCTCCAGTAAATCTTTTGCTGAGCTATTTGAAGTAAATCTTATTCTCCTCTCTGATACATTCTGAGagttggaaaataaaactttgttTTAGTATAAATAATGTCTCAAGCAGAGGTAAACACATTTGAAACAGAGCAGATGAATCTATACCTCTTGTTCAAAGAAACCAGACAGGTCAAGGAAGGAAGACATTCCGATCAACTGAAACGCGTTGATGATAGTCGGTGAATCACTGCCCTTTCCATCTTCCGATCCCTACACAGTTCAGAGCGCATAAGGGACACATTGTACTTGAACCAAGAATGCTAAAAAGAAGAGAGGCCGTTAGATTCTTACGACGTCTTGGACTGAGAAAGCATCATCGTCTGTGTCAATGTCTtcttcgtcatcatcatcatctggaACTGAAGGAGTATACTCGTGCTTGAACCATTCGCTGGCTTTAATACCTGCGACTGTGATCCTCGAGACAGGATTTGGATCTAGCATTTTCTTGATCATGGTTCTTGCACCAGGTGATAACCATCTTGGTATCGGTGGGTCTCCTTTGCATATCTGTTGAAAGatgaaatattattatcaatattatctttttaaactGAAGATAAGAGATCAAGAGGCGGACTTTACCTTCTGGTAAAGAACTACAAGGTTTCTATCATCAAAAGGGAGACATCCGGTTAGAATCACATACAGGACTACACCACATGACCATATATCAGATGCTGCACCCTCGTAGCCTCTGTTAGCTAAAACCTCAGGCGCAACGTAGTTAGGACTTCCACAGGTTGTATGTAGCAATCCGTCTTCCTGAAAATggcaaaagaaaaaatgttaaaaattgaTTCAATTCAACAACTCTATGTCTGCTTATGTTAATGTATATACCCTAAAATGCTGAGGCAGAGCACTGAGGCCAAAGTCAGTGATCTTTATATGTCCCTTTGCATCAAGAAGAACATTCTCTAGCTGCAATATGATAGAGAAAAAGTTGAATATTAGGGCAAGATTTTCATAATAGGTTGTTAGGGTTTTGGAAGACGTGAGAAACACGGACCTTG from Brassica napus cultivar Da-Ae unplaced genomic scaffold, Da-Ae ScsIHWf_883;HRSCAF=1252, whole genome shotgun sequence encodes:
- the LOC106345711 gene encoding putative F-box protein At3g17500, with protein sequence MTRDALRLLYLPWDLVIEILSRVLTTSVRRLRFTCKRWNALFKDQEFIKKHMDKAPKQCKVLTLSDSKVYSMNVNLNGIHDNVVDPQTLLSLNDFHNPEQFKIYKIFHCNGLLLCTTTDLKLVVWNPFTGQIRWIPYSDHYKDDSKFVLGYENNKSRQTYKILRYSLEDYQVVDHGVYDFESHSWKNLNDVVPKNCSVTSKGVSLKGNIYWIAHKNYEEDLLLTFDFSTEKFRCLSIPFPSVDDDCVATALSVVREEQLSVLYSSVFNTRPKIEIWMTIHDKIDQTKVVSWSKFLSLELDENNPQITVSSFFMDEEKKAAVLCDLDYRNKRNKDMVYIVGEDNLLMKIPVGESRLQFLRPVIHNYVPSLVRIQQGGVMTRERKRKNRH
- the LOC125606416 gene encoding CBL-interacting serine/threonine-protein kinase 1-like, coding for MVREQAEEKKEVRKGMRLGKYELGRTLGEGNFGKVKFAKDTVSGQPFAVKIIDKSRIADLNFSLQIKREIRTLKMLKHPNIVRLHEVLASKTKINMVMELVTGGELFDKIVSNGKLTETEGRKMFQQLIDGISYCHIKGVFHRDLKLENVLLDAKGHIKITDFGLSALPQHFREDGLLHTTCGSPNYVAPEVLANRGYEGAASDIWSCGVVLYVILTGCLPFDDRNLVVLYQKICKGDPPIPRWLSPGARTMIKKMLDPNPVSRITVAGIKASEWFKHEYTPSVPDDDDDEEDIDTDDDAFSVQDVGSEDGKGSDSPTIINAFQLIGMSSFLDLSGFFEQENVSERRIRFTSNSSAKDLLEKIENSVTEMGFSVQKKNAKLKVKQEEHNQKGQVGLSVTAEVFEIKPSLNVVELRKSYGDSSLYRQLYERLLKEVGTSSPEQELVT